In Rhodamnia argentea isolate NSW1041297 chromosome 1, ASM2092103v1, whole genome shotgun sequence, the genomic window CATTTTTTCTGTGATttgtcattaaatttttcttgttaacGACATATTCATCGGACCACTTCTTGTTAATGGTATCACATTGCCGTTAAACTTGAAAGTTATATTATAGCGTGCatgataatcattctgtttctctgtctttctatttttctatccCCGAGAACGGTTTTGGAACATAAATCCGTTTGATAGCATGATttcgtttttctattttttggacaaGTTTTTAGCCCAGAAATAGGTCCGGAACATGAATAAGAAGTGAAAGTTTTCTACTATTCTATTCGTAGAATGGAAacgaaaataagaatttttcatCGCTTACTCACTCTTTCTCGCGTTCCCATCGTCGATCGCCGATCGAGGCCTCGTGGTcggcggaagaagaagaaaatccgACAACCAcaacaaagaaaacaacaataaaaaaaattataggatataagattttttaaaactggattaaatatataagtattatAGCAATATGTGTCGGATCGGACATGGATCGGATTGTATTGCATGgaaatgagtcaatatgggtCAGGCCATTTTTAGCCATACCCACCCGTCCGACCACTCTAATCATCACCGTCGTCGAATGTTTGTCGCCGCTATCCTAGCTTCCATCGcaaccgtagaaattttatactgTTATTGGTAGTTTCCAGCTTAGGGAAATCGGTTTCTcccacttttcttcttctcctcgagAGTTTCTTGCTTCAtgctgttatcaaatgaatttctattccaataacataaaatttgtgtcgttatcaagcGAGATTCTCTGCTCAGAAACTCGtccaagaaatagaaataaaaaaaactatttctagccaaaatttgtTCCGAAGAACAAAACGGTTATCATTCGTGCTCTAAGCATCTTAAATGTTTTAGATCTAGGCTtacatttagatttttttttataaaaaatattattcggtcTAGTCTGGTTCCCCTTGAAACTGGAAATTGGATCGGAGCTCCCGAGGAACTGCACCAAACCGACCTATTCGGTCGGGTCGGGGGGTTTTCGGTTCAGTTGTCCATTATGCTTAGCCCCGGGTCCGAAAGCTTCGGGCTTGTTCGAGTTGGGCTAGgcccaaaaatattttccattaaatgaaatattttattcACTTGGATAATCTCATTCGATTAATACTATAGTAAAATGATTAGTTCATTTGCAAAGTTCCTATTTTTGTTTTCCATCTACGATAAGAAAACCTCTACGGAAAAATAGAAGTTTTGGGCCGGGCCGGCCCGTTTCAGGCTTTGTAAGCCGAAAGCTCGGTACGGTGATGTCTTCCTGTTTGTTCTGGTCGTTaattggaatagaaataaaagaatCAAACTAAGAATTGCAAAGCTGGGCTAATACCGTCTTTAATTCAAATTAAAGACACTGCATTGTGGTTGATATTCATGGATGTTGAAATTGAATAGCTTCCTCACCATAGCcccatttttattaaattagaAATCCCCAAACAGAAGGCCTCAAAAGGAGAGATTAAGCCCAGGCCCATTTCCAAAAGGGCCCTTTTGAAATTAGGGTTTCCATCTTTGGCAAAGGTTGACTTTTTTGCCTTTGAGGAAAGATCGAACTCCAGCTTGGCCGCTCTCCAGCAGCGGAAGCTAACGGAGCAAGAAGAGAACTTTCGCCGCCAAGGCACACGCATTGGACACCATGGTTGGTTACGCCGACCCTTTCTCCTAATCGTCATCATTTTCACGTTCTTGTTTTCACAACGTTCGAATTAGTTTTCTTCATCTGTAATTTCATCTCGGGAATGTGCGTTTCTGAGGGAATTGTCTGTTGCCTGTTTGATCGTCCGCAGGTGAAGTACTCGAGAGAGCCCGATAATCCCACCAAGTGTAAGCTTCAGCTGATGgctcccttttctttcttgttaaaattacacttgttttcttttttgtagcTCAGAGAAATCTAGTTTTTGGCTGGTGTTATGTATTGTACGTATGGGGTAGATGGAGTTCATGATTGTTTGTCATATAGTCTCTTGGATCTAAGGATGTCGCTGAACACTTTTCCGCAGCTTGCAAGGCTAGGGGCTCTGATCTCAGGGTTCATTTCAAGGTAAAATTTCTGTACGAAGTGCTTTTTGATGGAGATTTATCTGTTATTTGTCAGTAGATGTTTGGTTACAATTGCATTAATCTTGTGTCGAGAATTTGATGGGAAGACTTCAAAACTCAAGTGGAAATAGTAGCTACCTTTTGACTTTTACGTGGCTCTCTATGTCCATATTAGCACTAAAGAATCAGTAAGCGATGGCACATGGAATGCGTAGATGGAGTGATCTGATTGAGAGATGTACTTGCATTTTGCGACCTTTTATGCACACAGAGTGAAGGGCTTAGAAAGAGATCTTTCATTTTGCCTTTGTAGGCAATGAGGCATCCCTCGTGTCTAGTGTGAGGAATTCTACCATTACATTCTGCTGTTGTACAAAGCTTAGCTGCCAACACGAATATTTTGCAACATTCTTGAGTTGAGTTGAGTTGCCTGATGAATTTGAATGCCGACATGCTGTTAACACCTATAAAATCCATCTTTTGGTAGCTTAATGAATTTAACTCGTCACACAGAGATGTATTGATCTTATTAGTCGCGCAATTAGACTTGACATGCACATGAGAGAGTGAAGGGTAGTGCATAGAGTTCTTTCATTTTGCCTCGATAGGAGGTGCTCTTGAGCCTCGTGTGAGCATCCAGTGATTCTACAAAGGTTAGCCGCCACCATCGAATTTTCCAATGTTCTCAGCTGAGTTGAGTTGCTTAATGAATTCAAATTTTCTGTTAACCTCTATAAAATCCATCTTTTGGTAGCTCAATGGATCTAACTCTGCACACACAGATGTAATGATCTAATTAGTCGTGTAATTGCACAACGTGACTTCCGTGCACAGAAGAGTGAAGGGTTGTGCAGAGATGTGTCTCTCGGGTCTCGTGTGAGGATTTCTAATTTAGCATCCAGTGATTATACAAAGTTTAAGCCGACACCAGAAAATTTTGCAACATTCTTGAGTTGAGTTGAAGTTCCTTAATGATCATAAATGCTTCTGTCAACACCTATACAATCCATCTTTTGGCTTCGTACGCGAGCAAGTCATGCCTTAGTGCTGCACTAGTATTGAATatgttttttgtggtttttattattttgcagAACACAAGAGAGACGGCCTTTGCTATAAGAAAGCTGCCTTTGGCCAAAGCGAAGAGGTACCTGGAGGATGTGCTGGTGCACAAACAAGCGATACCATTCCGACGATTTTGCCGTGGCGTCGGAAGGACTGCTCAGGCAAAAAACAGGCACTCTAATGGACAAGGGCGGTGGCCGGCGAAATCGGCTAGATTCATTCTCGATTTGTTGAAGAATGCTGAGAGTAATGCTGAAGTATGTTGTCACAAAATTTGGTCGTCGTGAATGGGGTTTTATTTTGTTCTGCTAGACTAATAGAAGCCTTCTAATTTTGCATCAGGTGAAGGGTTTGGACGTTGATGCGCTCCATGTATCTCATATCCAGGTCAACCAGGCTCAGAAGCAGAGGCGCCGCACCTACAGGGCTCACGGAAGAATCAACCGTATGTTATCAGATGTTGTGCCCTTGTCATTGTCGTCTTCGTTCTGCTAGTGCTAATGCTATCGCGTTTCATTTCCGACAGCGTATATGTCATCTCCTTGCCACATCGAGTTGATTTTGTCAGAAAAGGAAGAACCCGTGAGGAAAGAGGTAGGGTCTGTTGTTCCATCTTTTTACTATGTGAATGGCATAACTTGCCTTGTCGAGTCGTTTTCTCATATGCAGTGTTGGGTCTTGCAGCCGGAGACTCAGTTGGCAACAAGCAAGTCTAAGAAGTCGCAAGCTTGAGGCGGCACGCACGTCTTCCTCTCGGGAGGACTATTTCAGAGACAGACCTCGTTTTTCCTTTTAAACTATTTGCCGTATAGTATACAGGAGATTTGTCCTCACCCTTTGGTACGAGGAACACTTTCTTCCTCAGTGCTTgctcaattgaatattttccagGTTCTTGGTTAGGACAGTCAAGCATTACTGTTTTCAGGATCC contains:
- the LOC115738851 gene encoding 60S ribosomal protein L17-2 isoform X2, translated to MVKYSREPDNPTKSCKARGSDLRVHFKNTRETAFAIRKLPLAKAKRYLEDVLVHKQAIPFRRFCRGVGRTAQAKNRHSNGQGRWPAKSARFILDLLKNAESNAEVKGLDVDALHVSHIQVNQAQKQRRRTYRAHGRINPYMSSPCHIELILSEKEEPVRKEPETQLATGKSKKSQA
- the LOC115738851 gene encoding 60S ribosomal protein L17-2 isoform X1, which translates into the protein MVKYSREPDNPTKSCKARGSDLRVHFKNTRETAFAIRKLPLAKAKRYLEDVLVHKQAIPFRRFCRGVGRTAQAKNRHSNGQGRWPAKSARFILDLLKNAESNAEVKGLDVDALHVSHIQVNQAQKQRRRTYRAHGRINPYMSSPCHIELILSEKEEPVRKEPETQLATSKSKKSQA